In Lepidochelys kempii isolate rLepKem1 chromosome 19, rLepKem1.hap2, whole genome shotgun sequence, the genomic stretch TCTGTGGAAGAAATGCCCCTGTCGGTACTATGTCAGGTTAACAAGCAGTGCTGACGAGTCCTATCCAGCGTTTCTTAGAGAATAACGGTGGCTTAAAGCAAGGTGAACGCACAGAAAGAGGGATCACAATTCCTTTAAGACCCAAGACTAGAAGTAAGGGAAGACAACTTTATATATACTTTCACCAGATATTTAATGGAACCCAGGCTGGGCCATCTCAGCCTTTAGGTACCGAGATGGACTCATGAGATTAATTATCTACTCTTCAGATTCCTTACTTGTGTGCTTGAAGATGGAATAGGTGAAGACAGCTTCAACACACCACTCTCTGGCCAGGTCAGAAAGATGGCATAGACAGTTGATCCTTTAGAAGTGTACCTGAGGAAATATAAGATGGTGTACAGAGGTGTGTAGACCACCAAAAAATACAGAGGGAGACACAAGCATCTGGCTTTGTCAGAAGTAAAGCAAAAAGTGCATGCCTCCCCCCCATTAATCAGTCTAGTCATATTGGGAAAGCCAGCTGCATAGGGGTCACCTGCTTTCCTTGCATACCTCAATACTGTGGAGCCACCATTTATCCAGTCAGCAGGGACTGAGGAAAGCTAAACAAAGTCCACATACGCTCCCTAAAAACAAAGGTCACCTTGCAACATAGCCTTGCTTTAAGTTGCTGTGGTCACTAGTGTAGATTAAGCTCTTGTGAAGCTTCATGTTGGTCATTTCATTATTCTCTTTAAAAACACAGTTTAGGTTTGTCGTGTTCTGGTCTCCTTACACACTTACTATACACCTCTTCCTCTGAGGAAATGCAGTTGCTGGCTAACAGCGCACAGATCCATTACACAAGAATCTGGGAAGTAAATACCACCATAATAAGCCAACCACAGGAGTTTAGGGAGACAAAATGCAGTCATGCAACTAAGAATTTTAGCCAAGACCATGGGATTAAACACTCCTACTCAGGAGAAGCACCATGGAATCTTTAGTGttttacttttgatttttttttatttttaaaaagcatggaaCAGTCCAATACTCAGAGAGTAGAGGGCGACTTGTGAACCAACGTCTTTCTagtgtttatttttctttggaGCTCTCAGAGTAGCGAGCTCAACCCTTCTTTGCTCATGAGACCACAGCCTGAGATGGGTCTGTTTCAGAGTGGTCTTGTGTAAAGTAATTCTTACCATGCATCAATTGTGGTGTTCTCCATCTGCACCCGCCACGGCTTAGAAGCATAAATTGCCTCCCCATTAACACGCAGCCATTTTCCAAGGGACAGAAGCCTTTCTTGAAAGATTGGAACAATCACCCCTTCTTTTGTAGGGCCCACATTGAGGAGATAGTTGCCTCCAAAACTCACAGTCTGCACTAGTTCCTGTGACAGACAGGAACACAACGTGAATCCACTTTACTTTCCCTCTTGACTATGAAAGAAAGAACCTGCATAAAAGCTTTATTCACATCATCCCTGCTACTTTAGCCATCACCCTGTCATACTGTTTTGCCAGATAAGTAGACAACCTCTAATCCACAGCAATCCCcctgtttatattaaaatgttcttACTGAGATAATACTTGATTCATCCATGAGCTCATTGACTTGCATGTTGCTTCGATAGCCCCAAGACAGTTTGTCAATAGACGTGCACATTTCCCATTTGTGCTGTGGCAGGGTGCCCGGCTTGTATTTATCGGCACAGTTGTAGTATCCTCCATGATTGCAGGAGCAGTTATTGCACCAACGGTCATTTACCACAACGGTATCCTAGAATGAGGAGAGACAGTTCAGAGTAGAAACCGTTTTGACTTAGACACTCAATCCTTCTACTGCAGTGTTTCAAAGGAACAAGTTTGTGGGTTTTGTTCTGGGATCTTTGGTAACTAGTCTCCCGATAACGACAAGTACATtcattatttttgattaaaaggtCAAATACTTTAGATGCCCTCAACAATTTATATGCTTTGACTGACCCTAAGGGTTTTTGACTTAGATTCTGCCAGTAGTAGAAGCTGCCTGATTTTCCATATTTATGTAATGGCCAGAAGACATGAAGGAAATGCAGATAGCAGTACCTTGACAGGACTATCATTATAAAGCCAGGCAAGGAAAGAAGTAGAGTTCCAATATGTGTCCGGACCCTCCCAGTCACCATCTGACCAAACCAGATCTGGTTTATACCTAGGAGACAGATGAATGTTACTAGAAAATTTAACATTCCCACTTCTGGCCCAGCCGAAAGAGAAGACTAAACTTCATAAGCAAGAATTAAAAATACTGCCTTGTGACAATTATCTTTGCTTTCACATGCTTCTCCTATTGTATGACATAGCCAGGACATTTGCCTGGTGGGGGAACAAAAACACACACCCATGAGGGAGATCCTTGCTGCAGCATAGGATGGGAGTATCATTCATACCCAAAGTGGGGGTGTAGCACTAACAAAAGAGGGTAAGTGCAAGTTGTCTCCATGCAGGCATAATGGCCAGTAAATAACATTGAGGAAAAAGTGCTCCCAACCACAGATAGCTAACATGATCCCCTTCTCAGACCACCTCAAATCCCAAATTGCTGCTGTAGGAAGGCGAGATCTGCCTTGTGGTTGAACAGCAAATATTAAAGTGTctcccttcctctgccccacaTCCTTATCCCCCTAACAAAGAAATACAGTAATATTCAGGGGCGCTAAAAGGTTGCAGCTCTTACCTTAAAACAAGATCATAAAGCTCTGGCATAGTTTTTGAAATGACAAAATTCTGTGTCTTGAAGCCATTTTTTTTGTCATCTAAATACAAAGGATTAAACCACTCTAAGAGAGAATGGTACAGTCCATAGCGTATGTTCCTTAAATATTaaacaaagaaaggaaagagaTGAAAGTTGGGTTAACAAAAAAGTACCAGTTTGAAAAAAAGATCTCTCTGCATATTCACTACACTTGTGaagcttacattaaaaaaaaagagagagtcacAAGCACCTACTATTGTAGTATTCAGTGCCGAATCTGCATTAGAGAATGCTATATCTAGTCATAGGTTTCAAAATACTTCCAAAAGGTGGGTAAATATCACACTCCTTTCCTCACATATGAGAGAGACTGAGtaacttgcctaaagtcacacagtgaCTTAGTGGTAACGTCAGGAATATAGCCCAGGTTGTCAAACTCTGATTCCCATGCCCTATTCCCTGGATCTTGCCGCCATCCTGTAGGAAGCCAACAGGAGATTTGGGTACGAGAGTTCTCTTACCCCGAGGTAAAACAGTTTTGTTGAAAAGTATGTGCTTAGGGACAAATTTATCAAAAAGAACTAGGAGACACTAATGGGCATCTAATTCAAGAACTGGAAATAGTTCTTGGGTAACAAAGTTTTGCCAGTATGTACAAGAGCAGTGACATACCTTTCTCTGAGAGCTTGTCCCAGTTTACCCACTAAGTCTTGATGGGGCCCCGTATCCACAGAATTCCAGTTCCAGGACACAGGAGACCCCCAGTTTGTGAAGCCCTCATGATGCTTTGTAGTCAGCACCACATACCTGCGGAAATCAAAGCCCCTTGTTCAGACGGAAATAGAACCTACCTAAGATACTCCAAATCCAAGAGCTGTCTCAGATTCCTTTTCTGACTGTACCTGTTTGCAAGTTCTCTCCTTTGCAAGAGTTTGCAAGAGTTAAGGagttttaaatgaattttagTGCTGATAAAAAGGTGACAGATTGATTCACTACTTGTGTTCTGTCTGCATAGGGTAACAAATGCCTTGCCCTCAAAGTGGAGGGAGAACTTCTAAGGGCAAAAGGGTAAACCTAAGAATAAAAATCAACAGTGCTGTCAGAGTGGCATCTTTCAACAGCACTAAATCCACTTTCAAAGTTAGACACATTAAAGCCACTGAGTGATAAACCACCACTTCCAAGTGCTTCCATGGTTCCAGTGAACTTAATGATTTTGAGAatcattttacaaaatgaaatcATTCTTGCTTTGTGTAAGTTTGTAGAAACCATATCTCACTAAGGCCTCAGAAAGGGACTGTCCATTGGCTAAAAGAGGAAGCAGCTACTCAAGTAAATCACCTGACGTCTGCTCTGGTGGAAGGCAGCAGAAACCGGTTCCCTCTGGCTCTAGCTTTGATTAATGCAAGATTTAAAATCCATGAATGTGTTCCTTTCCTGGGAATGATGCATCCTCAGGGTGCTACAATATAGGGGTTGGCCCCAGCAGGGAAATGTACTCCTTGGTTCCTATAgtgtttgtggcaccttagagactaaccaatttatttgagcataagctttcgtgagctacagctcacttcatcggatgcatctgatgaagtgagctgtagctcacgaaagcttatgctcaaataaattggttagtctctaaggccacaagtactccttttttttgcgaatacagactaacacggctgctactctgaaaactataggAACCAGGGTTCTGCCCTATGTACGCTCTGCCCACTGGAGTGGCTCTGGATCCTGGGATGGAGCAGACCAATGGCCCCTACAGATGTTTTACGTGCACAAAGGTCACCAGTGACGGAACCCACTGAACTCCTGCCCCAAGGGACCCCCCTGGACCCTTCTCCCGCAGCAGAGCCCAGGGCCACCCTGCCCTCACAGACCCTATCTtctattcccctccccacccagctacTGCTTGTTCCGCCCTTGGGGGTGCCCCCTTGCcctggtttgcactctcagcccAGACCCTAGGCTACACCCCATTAGAGACCAAGGGGCCCCTTGCTCTCCCCCAAGCCACCAGTGCcgacacccacccccccacctccgctCACCCGCAGGCCACTCCCCATTAGAGACCAAGgggcccctcactgccccccaagtCACCAGTGTCgatacccccacccccactcacccgCAGACCACTCCCCCTTAGAGACCAAGGGgcccctcactctcccccaagCCACCAGTGCCGACACCCACCCCCCCAGGCCACTCCCCCTTAGAGACCAAGgggcccctcactgccccccaagtCACCAGTGtcgacacccccacccccactcacccgCAGGCCACTCCCCCTTAGAGACCAAGgggcccctcactgccccccaagtCACCAGTGtcgacacccccacccccactcacccgCAGGCCACTCCCCCTTAGAGACCAAGgggcccctcactgccccccaagcCACCAGTGtcgacacccccacccccactcacccgCAGGCCACTCCCCCTTAGAGACCAAGgggcccctcactgccccccaagcCACCAGTGtcgacacccccacccccactcacccgCAGACCACTCCCCCTTAGAGACCAAGgggcccctcactgccccccaagtCACCAGTGtcgacacccccacccccactcacccgCAGACCACTCCCCCTTAGAGACCAAGgggcccctcactgccccccaagcCACCAGTGtcgacacccccacccccactcacccgCAGGCCACTCCCCCTTAGAGACCAAGgggcccctcactgccccccaagtCACCAGGGCCGGCTCCCGCCCCGCGCCCAGGCGCGCCCGCCGGGACTGACCTGGCGCCGGCCTGCTCGAAGAGCCAGGCCCAGTAGCGCGGGCTGAAGTCGCGGGCGGTGAAGCGCGGGGCGAAGTCGGCGTAGCTGGTGTTGGGCGGGTAGTGCTCCCGCACGAAGCGCTCGTAGTCGGCGCGGCGCTCGCCCTGCCAGTGCCACCAGAACCACTCGGAGCCATAGGCCGGCACCGAGAACACCCCCCAGTGCACGAACACCCCCACCTTGGCCTGGTCGAACCACGCCGGCAGCGGCCTCGCGTCCAGGCTGGGCCAGTCCGGGCTGTAGCGGGGCCCGCCGGCCGCCCcggctgctgccaccaccaccagcagcagcagcccgcgCGCCTCTCCCAGCGACGCCATCTTGCCCAGGCCCCGCCCTTCCGCCAACGAGACGGGAGCCGAGACGGGCCAGCGCAAGGCGCCCAGGCGCTGACCACGTGACGGGCACCGTCCACGTGACGAGCAGGGCCGGCGCCATTGCTAGAGAGGCCCTGGCCAGGGGATGTTGCGCGGACAGGCCGTCGCCAGCGAGGCCAGGGCCACGTGCTGCCCCTGGGATTGTCTCAGCTCAGGcactgaggcagagggcaggtCCCGGGAGCTGGGGGGCCCTGGGAGCCCCTGCACCACAGAGGGCATCACCCTGTGGGGTGACCCACGGGCACCCGGCCGGCTGGGCCTGCCCCCGGCGTCGCTCTAAAGCTTGGCTCTTTTGCCCACAGAAgcaagttggtccagtaaaagatatgacctgAGCCAGCTTGTCGCTCTAGTgtcctgagaccaacacagctacaattcAGCAGATAACCCATGTAGTGCAGTGACATCCATTTTGCAAAGGCATCCTTATGTCTATGGTAGCAGCCACTGGTAGCAAACAGCAGAGGCCGACAACAACACGGCATACAACCACTTAGTTActctagggcagggctgggcaaactacagcccgggtgCCGCATCCAGCCatccagacgttttaatccggccTTCTAGCTCTTGCCAGGCAGTGGGatccagaccctgcacccctgaccccctcccgcaccccaacccccttttcccagccctcatcccccccccaccctctgaacccctccatCCTAGCCCAGAGCAACCTCCTGCAtgcccaacccctcatcccctgccccagctcagagcccgcaccccccgctggagccctctcccctcacccgcaaccccctgccccagcccagaaccccctcccacagcctgaagtcctcatttctagccccaccccagagcccacaccccagccagagccctcaccccctcccacaccccaacccccaattttgtgagcattcatggcccaccatacaatttccatacccagatgtggccctcgggccagaaagtttccccacccctgctctaggattTCTAAGCCACAGAGAAAATATTCTTTATTCTTACTCTGTGTAGAGTTTAACTATTAAAACAAATAAGCCATTTAATGATGTGCTAATAGATTTACCATGGCAGTTTGCAAGCTAAATACAACATAGTGGTTTACAGTATGTAGCACAAGAGGCATATTTACATATACTACTGCAGGTAAGTTTACGTGCATGACTGAGGTCAATTATTAACAGCCCAAGTGTGCTTTGTTAAGTTTTAAATGTTGTTCTCTCGTGTTTGTCAGGAGTTGGGAGGCCGATGTTATAATCATATTAATATGCTGCACCCAAGGGGGCAAATTCAGCACTGGTGTAAAGTAGGTGCAAGTCTTTATGACATGCTCTTGGCCACATGTACTGACTGGTGcttgtgttcatagaatcatagaatatcagggttggaagggacctcaagaggtcatctagcgcaaccccctgctcaaagcaagactgATCCCCAatagcaggaccgatccccaatatTTATTTTGCTTGTGTTATTTTGCCTGTGTCCAGTTGACATGTTCTGCAAAAGATACTTATGGAATGTCTTATTTCCTAGGAACAAATATCTTGCCTGCctagagtagaaaacatcttcaGCACATACTGCATTTCTGGACAAAACAATACAGCACCTTCTTAAAACAGCTTCTCAATAATTCCAGGCAAAGGGCTTAATTCTTCTTTGGTGCAGTCCTGGTATAGTCAGTGAAATTACACAAGGGATAAATGTGCCTCCTTAGTTGGATGAGAAATAAACCACACTCATACATTTCCTTTGAAACCATACTTGGCTGTAAATGTTCCTGGAATACAATCAAACTCCTAAACACTGAGGCTCTCAGACTGCCCAGTTCCTCAAAGCTACTTAGGcaccaattgatttcagtggaagtcagGAGTCTGAATACCTTTGAGTATCTAGGCATAAGACCCACTGAGGGCTCCATCCTGGACAAGGTGCTCAACTTCCACTGAGTTTAACAGGAGTGTGGGGCTCTCACCACTGCTGCGGTGTGCTCGATGCCTTAGCATATTGAACCACAACTGCATATAAAGTGTTGCAGTCCCAGCAGCTGAGTGGCCACAGACCACCCTTGTGCTGCAGCCACGTGGGTCAAAGCACATTTTCCTTGGGCCAGAACTTAATTTTAGAGTAGGGAGGAAAGAGGTCATTGACTACAAGATAAGTGGGTCAAGGAGATCACTGGTTGACACAGTTGTGGACTAAGTCTGATAAACTGGGAGGGTTGCCCTAAAATAGCGGGGACTGCTTCTGTTgtttatccatccatccatggtGTTTGTAGCGcacccatcactgtaatatctatgAATGCCTGCTATGCTATCGTTGTAGGATTCGTATGGTAGAGTTGGTCCAGTCTTCCTTTGGTTGGGTTTATCTGATCTTTAGAAGGTAGGAACCAtcagcccagatttttaaaggtacttaggcagCCAATTCCCTTGGAAataaatgggaattaggtgcctaaataccactACAAATCTGGGCCCATGTCTTTTACTCACTAAGTAAAGTCCCAGGCACAAGGAGGGTGCGGTCTGCAAATGTTTCATAATACCATTACAGCCAAATGACTTCATTTCCCAGGCAAGGCATTCAGTCATGAATCCTCCCAGGAGCTACAGAGAAAAGCAGCTTTAGATTTTCTTCCTTTTCAAAGAAACAATCCAAAATCTGTCATATGTTTCCTGTGTCAAAGCTCAGGCTTTCAGCAGATTCATGTGTGTGTTGTACACAATGTCACCACAGATGGTTTCTATCGGTAAGGATTTCAGAGTGCTGTCTGCTTCTGGGGTCGGGGAGCTCTCTGAGGCGATCACCTTCTTTCTGAACCGCGAGCTGGTTTTCCTCAAAGAGGAGCGCAGCTCCCTGCTTCGGAGGGCGTACACAATGGGATTCACCATGGAGTTCACCAGGCAGAGGGTGCTGCAGAAGGCGAACACCTTTCTGATGTGATCATTCAGGCTGACGAAGAGGCTGTACATCATGAGAGCCAGCACTGGGGACCAGCATGTCATGACAACTGCCAGGACCATCACTAATGTTTTGGCGAGCGTGACGTCCATCCTCATCTTTGCATTCCGCTTCCCAGCCTGGCTTTGGCGTTTCTCCATGTACACTGTGTGCTTATGAGCCTTCCACAACACCCGGACGTAGGTGTACACTATACACACCAGCAGAATCATTACCAGGCAGATCCAGCTTGACAGATACTTGCTATCAACAAAGGGAAACAGCTCAGAGCAGGCTGAGTTTAGCCTGCAGCAGTTCCACCCCATTAGAGGCAGGAAGGCAGTGATTATGGTAGCTATCCACATCACAGCCATAGCCACCACAGCCCTTTTCCTCGTCACGATGACCTTGTATTCCGATGGCCGATAGATACAGACATAGCGGTCAAATGCCATCAGCAGCAAGCTGCCCAAGGACGCTGTGAAGGACGTGTTGACCCCTCCGAGCTTCAGCAAGAAGATCTCTTTAGAGGAGTCAGTTCTGTTGAAGACATGGAAATCAAGAAAGCTGCAGACAAATACAATGCTGGCCAGGACATCTGCTAGGGCCAGGCTGCTGATGAAGAGGTAGGAAGGCTTTTTCCTGATCTTAGGGGAAGCAAATATCAGATACAACACCAAAGAGTTTTCCAAAATGCACAGAATCCCACAAATGGAGCACAGTACAGCTATGCTTGTTTTCTGAGCGAAGCTATTAAGGACCATGTAACATTCCATGGGCATGGTATTCATGCCGCAACTGGACACTTTTGCAGTTTCATCCACCTGACATCTCCCCATCATGATTATCCAGGCTCAAAAAGCTTTCCAAAGAGCTGGGGTTTCCTTGGTGAGCCTTCAGATGCTGCTCTGAAAAAAAGATGTAGAGGAGAAAAACTTACATTTGTACTCAGCACAAAGAACAACAGACACAGCTAAAGGGACACGAAACAGTCAGagaataccccccacccccaatgcaaAGGATTTGAGACCATACAAAGG encodes the following:
- the FUCA1 gene encoding LOW QUALITY PROTEIN: tissue alpha-L-fucosidase (The sequence of the model RefSeq protein was modified relative to this genomic sequence to represent the inferred CDS: inserted 2 bases in 1 codon) → MAPALLVTWTVPVTWSAPGRLAXWPVSAPVSLAEGRGLGKMASLGEARGLLLLVVVAAAGAAGGPRYSPDWPSLDARPLPAWFDQAKVGVFVHWGVFSVPAYGSEWFWWHWQGERRADYERFVREHYPPNTSYADFAPRFTARDFSPRYWAWLFEQAGARYVVLTTKHHEGFTNWGSPVSWNWNSVDTGPHQDLVGKLGQALRERNIRYGLYHSLLEWFNPLYLDDKKNGFKTQNFVISKTMPELYDLVLRYKPDLVWSDGDWEGPDTYWNSTSFLAWLYNDSPVKDTVVVNDRWCNNCSCNHGGYYNCADKYKPGTLPQHKWEMCTSIDKLSWGYRSNMQVNELMDESSIISELVQTVSFGGNYLLNVGPTKEGVIVPIFQERLLSLGKWLRVNGEAIYASKPWRVQMENTTIDAWYTSKGSTVYAIFLTWPESGVLKLSSPIPSSSTQVTMLGFSETLKWEKALYKGLMITLPYVPPSALPVPCCWTLKLEGVA
- the CNR2 gene encoding cannabinoid receptor 2, which codes for MMGRCQVDETAKVSSCGMNTMPMECYMVLNSFAQKTSIAVLCSICGILCILENSLVLYLIFASPKIRKKPSYLFISSLALADVLASIVFVCSFLDFHVFNRTDSSKEIFLLKLGGVNTSFTASLGSLLLMAFDRYVCIYRPSEYKVIVTRKRAVVAMAVMWIATIITAFLPLMGWNCCRLNSACSELFPFVDSKYLSSWICLVMILLVCIVYTYVRVLWKAHKHTVYMEKRQSQAGKRNAKMRMDVTLAKTLVMVLAVVMTCWSPVLALMMYSLFVSLNDHIRKVFAFCSTLCLVNSMVNPIVYALRSRELRSSLRKTSSRFRKKVIASESSPTPEADSTLKSLPIETICGDIVYNTHMNLLKA